A single window of Deltaproteobacteria bacterium DNA harbors:
- a CDS encoding DUF1844 domain-containing protein — protein sequence MEEKKDDEIKVTDKRRFKMEEDGKAAAADKNEVNDMPENNESLKDEGSLIEDEKQEQDIGDYKLSFIDLINSLAGTALIQLGVVTDPATNKLQKDVKAAKQTIDIIEILKEKTKGNLANEESMILDNVLFDLRMRYIATQK from the coding sequence ATGGAAGAAAAAAAAGATGATGAAATAAAGGTTACCGATAAAAGGCGGTTTAAAATGGAAGAAGATGGTAAAGCTGCGGCAGCTGATAAGAATGAAGTGAACGATATGCCTGAAAACAATGAATCACTAAAGGATGAAGGTTCTTTAATAGAAGATGAAAAACAGGAACAGGACATCGGCGATTACAAATTAAGCTTTATAGACCTTATTAATTCGCTTGCAGGTACAGCTCTTATACAGCTTGGTGTTGTAACAGATCCCGCAACAAATAAACTCCAGAAAGATGTAAAAGCAGCAAAACAAACAATAGATATTATAGAAATCCTTAAAGAAAAGACAAAGGGCAATTTGGCTAACGAGGAGTCCATGATACTTGATAATGTGCTTTTTGATCTTAGAATGAGGTATATTGCCACTCAGAAGTAA